The nucleotide window CCCTCTCGGCTATGGCCTTTCTGTCCATCCCAGTCGAGATAAGCGCGCCCTTCCGTATCTCCACCTTGAGCACGCCGTCCTTTTCCAGCTGGGTGTTGATTTCTCCAATTACACTCTCGGCCAATCCCTTCTTCCCAATCCACGCTCGCGGTTCTATATCGTAGTATCTCGCGCGCAAGGCTCTCCTAACCTTACCGGGTAAACGTTTTTCCATCTCTCC belongs to Thermococcus sp. and includes:
- a CDS encoding YhbY family RNA-binding protein, with the translated sequence MEKRLPGKVRRALRARYYDIEPRAWIGKKGLAESVIGEINTQLEKDGVLKVEIRKGALISTGMDRKAIAERVAQLTDSELIDVRGKRFILFKPREGWERYLRRLERKGRAERREEPVRKVRLDIANFRKKFKKGRD